The Streptomyces sp. YIM 121038 genome includes a window with the following:
- a CDS encoding GNAT family N-acetyltransferase, whose protein sequence is MTATSVRPRLHGVSSSWHPSAADLPADRHPATPFHTAEWAAAWQLVRTEQISTRQHLLLTDGPHQHRMAFAQVHTSPLWRALETAANVPRRTFDTDVLCAPSLYSLYGGLPGARGPVLAEAVERGHALARELGSDALMITNLPPAERTMWREARFPDAEIILGRCHRTRLSTTLTGFLARIPASQVRNAFRAAHRRGQQAGLTLTVARGPELLSHLPQLTGLLRPDGERAPSVYGADMIASLTRVPGAVGLLAQDGARTHDGYLAFHHGRTLYLWAAASGIPRAHTSPARGWLMYETVKYAIASGVEVLDIGRDTYPEPARLGMLPVALTSALYLTRDNPRLLARLSALQAGLNQHLLRSCAA, encoded by the coding sequence ATGACTGCGACCTCCGTACGACCCCGCCTCCACGGCGTGAGCAGCTCCTGGCACCCCTCAGCAGCGGACCTGCCCGCCGACCGCCATCCGGCCACCCCCTTCCACACCGCGGAGTGGGCCGCGGCCTGGCAGCTGGTGCGCACCGAACAGATCAGCACCCGCCAGCACCTGCTCCTCACCGACGGCCCGCACCAGCACCGGATGGCGTTCGCGCAAGTGCACACCAGCCCGCTGTGGCGCGCCCTGGAAACCGCCGCGAACGTGCCCCGAAGGACCTTCGATACCGACGTGCTGTGCGCTCCCTCCCTCTACAGCCTCTACGGGGGCCTGCCCGGCGCGCGCGGGCCGGTCCTGGCCGAAGCCGTCGAACGCGGCCACGCACTCGCCCGCGAGTTGGGCAGCGACGCCCTGATGATCACCAACCTGCCGCCCGCAGAACGCACCATGTGGCGCGAAGCCCGCTTCCCCGATGCCGAAATCATCCTGGGCCGGTGCCACCGCACCCGCCTGAGCACCACCCTCACCGGCTTCCTCGCACGCATCCCCGCAAGCCAGGTCCGCAATGCCTTCAGAGCCGCCCACCGGCGCGGACAGCAGGCCGGGCTGACCCTCACCGTTGCCCGGGGCCCCGAACTGCTGTCCCACCTGCCCCAGCTGACAGGCCTGCTGCGCCCTGACGGCGAGCGGGCCCCCTCGGTGTACGGGGCGGACATGATCGCCTCCCTCACCCGGGTTCCCGGCGCCGTCGGGCTCCTCGCCCAGGACGGTGCGCGCACCCACGACGGGTATCTCGCCTTCCACCACGGCCGGACCCTGTACCTGTGGGCAGCCGCCAGCGGCATCCCCCGCGCACACACCTCACCGGCACGCGGCTGGCTGATGTACGAGACGGTCAAGTACGCGATCGCCAGTGGTGTGGAGGTCCTGGACATCGGCCGTGACACCTACCCCGAGCCCGCCCGGCTGGGCATGCTGCCCGTCGCGCTCACCTCGGCCCTCTACCTCACCCGAGACAACCCGCGCCTGCTCGCCCGCCTCAGCGCGCTGCAAGCCGGACTCAACCAGCACCTGCTGCGCTCCTGCGCCGCCTGA
- a CDS encoding helix-turn-helix transcriptional regulator encodes MATLDRPTVCGFRGDHQVNAADPTPAGPCDGAARNDQLEIRQLLEQVDDLARRLGKSRDQVLDPARVSYATGIPHRRVEELLAGACPLTPPVPREDLKRYNNSLFVQRLALLHQTRVDENGQRYSQRAIARGTGISIPQIGHLLEGERSPNNDHATRIERFFGVAEGFCSRPEGAALIAALRPLVAEELPQLITRELLEELGVHAVALRRSGSAPRAGSSGLSSILPALEELAQRQRRARGESPS; translated from the coding sequence ATGGCTACGCTCGACAGGCCCACCGTCTGTGGCTTCAGGGGAGACCATCAGGTGAACGCAGCCGATCCGACGCCAGCCGGCCCCTGTGACGGGGCAGCACGAAATGATCAGCTGGAGATCCGTCAGCTCCTGGAGCAAGTCGACGACCTCGCACGGCGCCTGGGAAAGAGCCGGGACCAGGTGCTCGATCCAGCACGCGTCTCCTACGCCACAGGCATTCCGCACCGGCGTGTGGAAGAACTGCTGGCCGGAGCCTGCCCCCTGACTCCGCCGGTGCCTCGCGAGGACCTCAAGAGATACAACAACTCCCTGTTCGTGCAGCGGCTCGCACTCCTGCACCAGACTCGGGTCGACGAGAACGGCCAGCGCTACTCCCAGCGCGCGATCGCCCGGGGCACAGGCATCTCGATTCCGCAGATCGGGCACCTCCTCGAAGGCGAGCGCAGCCCCAACAACGATCACGCCACCAGGATCGAACGCTTCTTCGGCGTAGCCGAAGGCTTCTGCTCCCGCCCGGAGGGCGCCGCGCTCATCGCGGCCCTCCGCCCCCTGGTCGCCGAGGAGTTGCCGCAGCTGATCACCAGGGAGCTGCTGGAAGAGCTGGGCGTCCACGCCGTAGCGCTGCGCCGTTCAGGCTCTGCCCCCAGGGCGGGCTCCTCCGGGCTTAGCTCGATCCTCCCGGCTCTTGAGGAACTGGCTCAGCGCCAGCGCAGGGCGCGCGGCGAATCCCCTTCCTGA